The proteins below are encoded in one region of Alistipes communis:
- a CDS encoding head maturation protease, ClpP-related encodes MRLYGAIGPRVDGDYFAQELASLDRGDFDMIHIRMNSPGGNVFQGMSIVSAILSMNTPVCVHIDGIAASMAAVVAVAADRVCMMDFAKMMIHDPYFTGESGKATSPKQKKALARLTDMLRQVLVRRGKDEATMAKLMREETWFSAAEALDAGLCDEITSSARNEFMNLDPMQLVAAVDAEYQTNNQEQMEKINLSAEAIVALGSKSGQMDEAAVSAAIVAAVAAKDEEIASLKAAKETAEAEIARLRKEKEDAVAVEAVSFADALVKAGKIAADAKDAVIETFKANPENARKIFGSVPERTKLSSLAGTQGGDAGKYAAKSWDELDRAGLLAELKANHPDLYEKKYKEMAASLHICRG; translated from the coding sequence ATGCGGCTTTATGGCGCAATCGGCCCGCGGGTGGACGGCGACTATTTCGCCCAGGAGCTCGCGTCGCTCGACCGGGGCGACTTCGATATGATTCATATCCGGATGAACTCTCCGGGCGGCAACGTCTTCCAGGGCATGAGCATCGTTTCGGCCATCCTCTCCATGAACACCCCCGTCTGCGTACATATCGACGGCATCGCGGCGTCGATGGCCGCCGTTGTCGCCGTGGCTGCGGACCGCGTGTGCATGATGGACTTCGCTAAAATGATGATCCACGACCCCTATTTCACGGGGGAGAGCGGAAAGGCGACGAGCCCCAAGCAGAAGAAGGCACTGGCGCGGCTTACCGACATGCTGCGGCAGGTCCTCGTCCGCCGGGGCAAGGACGAGGCGACAATGGCGAAGCTGATGCGCGAGGAGACGTGGTTCTCGGCAGCGGAGGCGCTCGATGCGGGGCTGTGCGACGAGATCACCTCCTCGGCCCGTAACGAGTTCATGAATTTAGACCCCATGCAGCTTGTCGCTGCGGTCGATGCAGAATACCAAACCAACAATCAAGAACAAATGGAAAAAATCAATTTGTCGGCCGAGGCTATCGTTGCCCTCGGCAGCAAAAGCGGCCAGATGGACGAAGCTGCCGTCAGCGCAGCGATCGTCGCGGCCGTCGCGGCCAAAGACGAGGAGATCGCCAGCCTCAAGGCCGCGAAGGAGACGGCCGAAGCGGAAATCGCCCGGCTCAGGAAGGAGAAGGAGGACGCCGTGGCCGTCGAAGCGGTAAGTTTCGCCGACGCGCTCGTCAAGGCGGGCAAGATCGCAGCCGATGCCAAGGACGCCGTTATCGAAACCTTCAAGGCCAACCCGGAGAACGCCCGCAAGATCTTCGGCAGCGTACCGGAACGCACGAAGCTCTCCAGCCTGGCAGGGACGCAGGGCGGTGACGCGGGCAAGTATGCCGCGAAGTCGTGGGACGAGCTGGACCGGGCCGGACTGCTCGCCGAACTCAAAGCCAACCACCCCGACCTCTACGAGAAGAAGTACAAGGAGATGGCCGCCTCGCTGCACATCTGCCGGGGATAG
- a CDS encoding DUF2586 family protein, whose amino-acid sequence MLPRVRINYANGTLGQVAAMADGCLGMMALGAKEVTGDDKFKLGKAYTLRKLADLEALGVTSENNPNLYRNVKEFYAEAGDGTELWLTGYAESETFANAFDKDNAAGAVALLKASNGKIRGLVAFKTPAEAYELTTTEGLDADVFAALPKAQQLGDWATDTLRAPIFSLVEGYGYAGDPAALKDLTETEYNRAGVVLGDTAASSKNAAMGVVAGRIAASAVQRKISRVRDGALQPLTFYVGAEPAELADLETINDKGYITFRTFVGKAGYFITDDNLATTPEDDYRALTNRRVIDKAYRIAYAQLVEWLNDEVPVSKSGTLVPAWCSTVEADVEQAIETQMTAQGNLGNDPSDSSDTGVECKIDYDQNILATSQVKIGLRVKPNGYAKYIDVELGFKTA is encoded by the coding sequence ATGTTACCGAGAGTACGAATCAACTACGCCAACGGCACATTGGGACAGGTGGCCGCGATGGCGGACGGCTGCCTCGGCATGATGGCGCTGGGTGCGAAGGAAGTGACGGGCGACGACAAGTTCAAGCTGGGCAAGGCGTATACGCTGCGTAAGCTCGCCGACCTGGAGGCGCTGGGCGTCACGTCGGAGAATAACCCGAACCTCTACCGCAACGTCAAGGAGTTCTACGCCGAGGCGGGCGACGGAACGGAGCTCTGGCTGACGGGCTATGCCGAGAGCGAGACCTTCGCCAACGCATTCGACAAGGACAACGCCGCCGGAGCCGTGGCCCTGCTCAAGGCGTCGAACGGCAAAATCCGCGGTCTGGTCGCTTTCAAGACTCCGGCCGAAGCCTACGAACTGACGACCACCGAGGGTCTCGACGCCGACGTGTTCGCCGCGCTGCCGAAAGCCCAGCAGTTGGGCGACTGGGCCACGGACACGCTGCGTGCGCCAATCTTCTCGCTGGTCGAGGGCTACGGCTATGCCGGGGACCCCGCGGCGCTGAAGGACCTTACCGAAACGGAGTACAACCGCGCGGGCGTGGTGCTCGGCGACACCGCGGCCTCGTCGAAGAACGCCGCGATGGGTGTCGTCGCCGGGCGCATCGCCGCCTCGGCCGTCCAGCGGAAAATCAGCCGCGTGCGCGACGGTGCGCTCCAGCCGCTGACCTTCTACGTGGGGGCCGAGCCCGCTGAACTGGCCGACCTGGAGACGATCAACGACAAGGGGTATATCACCTTCCGCACGTTCGTCGGCAAGGCCGGGTATTTCATCACCGACGACAACCTGGCCACGACGCCCGAGGACGACTACCGCGCGCTGACCAACCGCCGCGTCATCGACAAGGCGTACCGCATCGCCTACGCGCAGCTGGTCGAGTGGCTCAACGACGAGGTTCCGGTCTCGAAGTCCGGCACTCTGGTTCCCGCCTGGTGCTCGACCGTCGAAGCCGACGTCGAGCAGGCCATCGAGACGCAGATGACCGCACAGGGCAACTTGGGCAACGATCCGTCGGATTCGTCCGATACGGGCGTGGAGTGCAAGATCGACTACGACCAGAACATTCTGGCCACTTCGCAGGTAAAGATCGGGCTGCGCGTCAAGCCCAACGGATATGCAAAGTATATCGACGTGGAGCTTGGGTTCAAAACCGCATAA
- a CDS encoding phage portal protein family protein, giving the protein MKKIGYKTKAAAAAEAAAKMERKPARRNDARIIRRVIKRQESVTRKDISDWKRARLQATSTYEPKQVLLQRLFSEVIDDALMTSQVSVLRIGKSQGAEFELRMNGRKDEAETQKFKDSGLYEDLVELIVEAQFFNHSLIEFDYDPAGTVVADLVPRENVSPEVGKFYPDAEGSETVDYRLLPEFGRWLVEIYPRKRDLGLLNKAVPYVLIKKFALSCWSELCEIFGIPPRVMKTNTTDDEMLERAETMMREIGSAAYFIIDTTEDFEFAQGVATNGDVYKNLISTCDQQLSLLNLAAVLGQDTENGNRSKEESSAKLMEAVVKADKRLIESSFNRKILPALAAIGLLKPGLRLEITKEVDLEKLWKMTYEASQNYDVDPEWIRDTFGIAVIGKKRQGLLPPGADGERQDGEGTEDGADGHAFFAEAPQDGASDGESLTPRDEALVGRVAAGKSDYWDAELFEYIASDLLKAVRTVFAHTSGTVEAAVEYDVPDDVYTAALEQNLFHFSAAKTLAEVQELNQAFRESKSYNEFKARAAEITRTFNDRWQRTEYRTAVQVAEAASNYRQLRRRADIFPYWVYRTAGDGQVRPSHAALDGLTLPASDPAWRKIFPPNDWNCRCRVEAIMADEFEGDFGEEQKKMQAFLKSPEWKRTTAQGWGVNRAETAEIFTANQMYIRKFPDRAASLLGKLHCQHYGLPSFGKRLAAATREFVPFTGDPAGWFAQNGRFTDFSGKTIELPERTFVTHTSGKYTAARVPLLDVIAEVLRQPDEVWLNNYDGKAFDCLNYIRFYRDKAINVVCRIENGKTLAVRTWFEIAIRPTTRNGGKIAPEKDPRLKYRRGLLVKK; this is encoded by the coding sequence ATGAAAAAGATCGGATATAAAACAAAGGCGGCAGCCGCTGCGGAGGCAGCCGCCAAGATGGAAAGAAAGCCCGCCCGCCGGAACGATGCACGGATCATTCGCCGAGTCATCAAACGGCAGGAATCCGTGACCCGCAAAGACATCTCCGACTGGAAGCGTGCCCGCCTGCAGGCGACGAGTACCTATGAACCGAAGCAGGTGCTGCTGCAACGGCTTTTCTCGGAGGTGATCGACGATGCGCTGATGACCTCGCAGGTGTCGGTTCTCCGTATCGGCAAAAGCCAGGGCGCGGAGTTCGAACTGCGGATGAACGGCCGCAAGGACGAGGCCGAGACGCAAAAGTTCAAGGATTCGGGCCTGTACGAGGACCTCGTCGAGCTGATCGTTGAAGCGCAGTTTTTCAACCATTCGCTCATCGAGTTCGATTATGATCCGGCCGGAACGGTCGTGGCGGACCTTGTGCCGCGTGAGAACGTGTCGCCCGAAGTCGGGAAATTCTATCCCGACGCCGAAGGTTCGGAGACGGTGGATTATCGACTCCTGCCAGAGTTCGGCCGCTGGCTCGTCGAGATCTACCCGCGCAAGCGCGACCTCGGGCTGCTCAACAAGGCCGTGCCGTATGTGCTGATCAAGAAGTTCGCCCTCTCCTGCTGGAGCGAGCTGTGCGAAATATTCGGCATACCTCCGCGCGTCATGAAGACGAACACCACTGACGACGAAATGCTGGAGCGGGCCGAAACGATGATGCGCGAGATCGGATCGGCGGCCTACTTCATCATCGACACGACGGAAGATTTCGAGTTCGCGCAGGGCGTCGCCACGAACGGCGACGTCTATAAGAACCTCATTTCGACCTGCGACCAGCAACTCTCGCTGCTCAACCTGGCGGCCGTGCTCGGTCAGGACACCGAGAACGGCAACCGTTCGAAAGAGGAGAGCAGCGCCAAGCTCATGGAGGCCGTCGTGAAGGCCGACAAACGGCTGATCGAGTCCTCTTTCAACCGGAAGATTCTCCCGGCATTGGCCGCCATCGGCCTCCTCAAACCGGGCCTGCGGCTGGAGATCACCAAGGAGGTGGACCTGGAGAAACTCTGGAAGATGACTTACGAGGCGTCCCAGAATTACGACGTCGATCCGGAGTGGATTCGGGACACGTTCGGAATCGCCGTGATCGGCAAGAAGCGGCAGGGGCTCCTGCCGCCCGGCGCCGACGGGGAGCGGCAGGACGGGGAAGGTACGGAAGACGGTGCGGACGGACACGCTTTTTTCGCGGAGGCCCCGCAGGACGGGGCATCCGATGGAGAATCCCTCACGCCGCGGGACGAGGCGCTCGTCGGGCGCGTGGCGGCCGGGAAGTCTGACTACTGGGACGCCGAGCTGTTCGAATACATCGCCTCCGACCTTTTGAAGGCCGTTCGAACCGTATTCGCACACACCTCGGGAACGGTCGAGGCGGCCGTCGAATACGACGTGCCGGACGACGTATATACGGCGGCCCTCGAACAGAACCTGTTCCACTTCTCCGCGGCCAAGACGCTCGCCGAGGTGCAGGAGCTGAACCAGGCGTTCCGTGAAAGCAAGAGCTATAACGAGTTCAAAGCCCGGGCCGCGGAGATCACGCGCACGTTCAACGACCGATGGCAGCGCACGGAGTACCGCACGGCCGTGCAGGTCGCCGAGGCGGCGAGCAACTACCGACAGCTCCGGCGGCGGGCCGATATTTTCCCCTACTGGGTCTATCGTACCGCAGGCGACGGACAGGTGCGACCGTCCCATGCCGCGTTGGACGGGCTGACGCTCCCGGCGTCCGATCCGGCATGGCGGAAGATCTTCCCGCCGAACGACTGGAACTGCCGCTGCCGGGTGGAGGCGATCATGGCCGATGAGTTCGAAGGGGATTTCGGCGAGGAGCAGAAGAAGATGCAGGCGTTTCTGAAGAGCCCCGAATGGAAGCGGACGACGGCTCAGGGCTGGGGCGTGAACCGGGCCGAGACGGCCGAGATCTTCACGGCGAATCAAATGTACATCCGCAAGTTTCCCGACCGGGCGGCCTCGCTTCTCGGCAAACTCCATTGCCAGCATTACGGGCTGCCGTCGTTCGGGAAGCGGCTGGCGGCCGCGACGCGGGAGTTTGTCCCGTTCACGGGCGATCCTGCGGGATGGTTCGCCCAGAACGGCCGTTTTACGGACTTCTCCGGCAAAACGATAGAACTCCCCGAGCGGACGTTCGTAACGCATACGTCGGGCAAATACACCGCGGCGCGCGTGCCTTTGCTTGATGTGATCGCCGAGGTCCTGCGGCAGCCCGATGAGGTATGGCTGAACAATTACGACGGCAAGGCGTTCGACTGTCTGAACTACATCCGCTTTTACCGCGACAAGGCGATCAACGTCGTGTGCCGGATCGAGAACGGAAAGACGCTCGCCGTCCGGACGTGGTTCGAAATAGCCATCCGACCGACGACCAGAAACGGCGGAAAGATCGCACCGGAGAAAGACCCCCGGCTCAAATATCGGCGTGGGCTGCTGGTGAAAAAGTAA
- a CDS encoding P-loop NTPase family protein, with amino-acid sequence MRAYSPSEIENLNIPELPLDGEWEAAFGRPSRFERWFIDGESASGKSTFVMLLGKKLCDYGRVDYVSLEEGANLSFKKRIKRLGMKDVAGKFKVVTGLTVADLVARLERPKSANFVIIDSVQYLDVRSFDRLKKELFDRFPRKSFILVSQVYKGRPKGKMADDIRFDCGVKIHTKGYRAYCQGRYTDDAEAYFTIWEEGAAKYYLTE; translated from the coding sequence ATGCGGGCCTATTCACCCTCGGAGATCGAGAATCTGAATATCCCGGAACTTCCGCTGGACGGGGAGTGGGAGGCCGCCTTCGGCCGCCCCTCCCGCTTCGAGCGCTGGTTCATCGACGGAGAGTCGGCCAGCGGTAAGAGTACGTTCGTCATGTTGTTAGGCAAGAAACTCTGTGACTATGGGCGTGTCGATTACGTGAGTCTGGAGGAGGGTGCAAACCTCTCGTTCAAGAAACGGATCAAGCGGCTCGGGATGAAGGATGTCGCAGGGAAATTCAAGGTCGTGACGGGGCTGACGGTGGCCGATCTCGTCGCACGGTTGGAGCGGCCCAAGAGTGCGAATTTCGTTATCATCGACTCGGTGCAGTACCTCGACGTGCGGAGTTTCGACCGATTGAAAAAGGAGCTGTTCGACCGTTTTCCGCGCAAGTCGTTCATCCTCGTGTCGCAGGTTTACAAGGGGCGGCCGAAGGGCAAGATGGCCGACGACATCCGCTTCGACTGCGGCGTGAAAATCCACACCAAAGGCTACCGGGCATATTGTCAGGGGCGCTATACCGACGACGCGGAGGCGTACTTCACCATTTGGGAGGAGGGCGCCGCGAAATATTATCTGACCGAATAA
- a CDS encoding P22 phage major capsid protein family protein: MALQVEIWVKSIIEGLFANNTFAARSVDHSEFVNEKTVHVPNAGAAPNVEKNRTVFPANVTERKDVDLIYQMDEFTVDPVRIPHAEQVELSYNKRESVTRQSRRKLAQDIYESIIYNWIPEGVKVVETLGEAVAAHIKEATGNRKRMTKQTVEELQTLFDEQDIPEEGRCILLDARMYNQLLNSLTDAERNGFLVCADPARGVIGKYLGFDFYKRSKVAKVATDGTLKPWSAANAATDCAAGLAWHEDCVSRALGDSLLFDDQGNPLYYGDIISFLQRAGGKSIRADKAGVVLIRQAAAE, from the coding sequence ATGGCATTACAAGTTGAAATCTGGGTGAAGTCCATCATCGAAGGACTGTTCGCCAACAACACGTTCGCGGCCCGCTCGGTCGATCACAGCGAGTTCGTGAACGAAAAGACGGTGCACGTTCCGAATGCCGGGGCGGCTCCGAACGTGGAGAAAAACCGAACGGTTTTCCCCGCCAACGTGACCGAACGCAAGGACGTCGATCTGATCTATCAGATGGACGAGTTCACCGTGGACCCGGTGCGCATCCCCCATGCCGAGCAGGTGGAGCTGTCCTACAACAAGCGCGAAAGCGTCACACGCCAGTCGCGCCGCAAACTCGCGCAGGACATCTACGAGTCGATCATCTACAACTGGATTCCCGAAGGGGTGAAGGTCGTGGAGACGCTCGGCGAGGCCGTCGCCGCACACATCAAAGAGGCCACGGGCAACCGCAAACGGATGACCAAGCAGACCGTCGAGGAGCTCCAGACGCTTTTCGACGAGCAGGACATCCCGGAGGAGGGCCGCTGTATCCTGCTCGACGCACGGATGTACAACCAGTTGCTGAACTCCCTGACGGACGCCGAGCGCAACGGCTTCCTGGTATGCGCAGACCCCGCCCGCGGTGTGATCGGCAAATACCTCGGTTTCGACTTCTACAAGCGTTCGAAGGTGGCGAAGGTCGCTACGGACGGCACGCTGAAGCCCTGGAGCGCGGCCAACGCTGCGACGGACTGCGCCGCGGGTCTGGCATGGCACGAGGACTGTGTGTCGCGCGCGCTGGGCGATTCGCTTCTGTTCGACGACCAGGGCAACCCGCTCTACTACGGCGACATCATTTCGTTCCTCCAGCGCGCCGGAGGCAAGAGCATCCGGGCAGACAAGGCGGGCGTGGTACTGATCAGGCAGGCGGCAGCCGAGTAG
- a CDS encoding DUF1804 family protein: MAKTTKKPRTKRELDVLRDYACRLFLSGETQRVIAAKTGLTEATVSRWAREENWDARRREQNSSSAALVNSLMLAAKKISELIITKLNKGETDDIDGITKLSDNIAKVMASAKRIAKGITKDEIIDVIIDLEQWMMQRAETDEELTPELLTTINSLHKKYIEYISAQEA, translated from the coding sequence ATGGCTAAAACGACCAAAAAGCCGAGGACGAAGCGAGAGCTCGACGTTCTCCGGGATTATGCGTGCCGTCTGTTTCTGAGCGGCGAAACGCAGCGGGTAATCGCCGCGAAAACCGGACTGACGGAGGCCACCGTCAGCAGGTGGGCCAGGGAGGAGAACTGGGACGCCCGGCGCCGGGAGCAGAACTCCTCGTCGGCCGCCCTGGTCAATTCACTGATGTTGGCAGCGAAGAAGATTTCCGAGCTGATCATCACCAAGCTGAACAAGGGCGAAACGGACGACATCGACGGCATTACCAAACTGTCGGACAACATCGCCAAGGTCATGGCCTCGGCAAAGCGCATCGCAAAGGGCATCACCAAGGACGAGATCATCGACGTAATCATCGATTTGGAGCAATGGATGATGCAGCGGGCCGAGACCGACGAGGAGCTGACGCCCGAACTGCTCACGACCATAAACAGCCTGCACAAGAAGTATATCGAATACATTTCCGCACAGGAGGCGTAA
- a CDS encoding structural protein P5: MSRGLRNCNPGNIRRSATKYKGETRSSDPAFKAFESMPWGYRAMFVLLHTYRVRHGCRTLREMILRYAPPVENHTENYIRAVAAGAQVSPDEPLDTKSGERMIPVVAAMSRVENGTPARMDEVRAGWDLFTKYPV; encoded by the coding sequence ATGAGCAGAGGACTAAGAAACTGCAACCCGGGGAATATCCGCCGGAGTGCGACCAAATACAAGGGAGAGACGAGGAGTTCCGACCCGGCCTTTAAGGCGTTCGAGTCGATGCCGTGGGGCTACCGGGCGATGTTCGTGCTGCTCCACACCTACCGGGTGCGTCACGGATGCCGCACGCTGCGGGAGATGATCTTGCGCTATGCGCCGCCCGTGGAGAACCATACGGAGAACTACATCCGGGCCGTGGCTGCCGGAGCGCAGGTGTCGCCCGACGAGCCACTCGACACCAAGAGCGGCGAGCGGATGATTCCGGTCGTTGCGGCCATGAGCCGCGTGGAGAACGGAACGCCCGCACGCATGGACGAGGTTCGGGCGGGCTGGGATCTGTTCACAAAGTACCCTGTATGA
- a CDS encoding phage virion morphogenesis protein, producing MIPKQILDKARIDMQDVADIAAMTGVSYFKGAFRKKGFDGTPWPLAKKDKTGTRRRGSLMIDSAALMNSVRIARATPQEVVWTAGNAKVPYAEVHNTGGRAGRGRGFQMPRRQYMGDAEELRRKIIARLGAYMQSRIK from the coding sequence ATGATACCGAAACAAATACTCGACAAGGCGCGGATCGACATGCAGGACGTCGCCGACATCGCAGCCATGACCGGAGTGTCCTATTTCAAAGGGGCCTTCCGGAAGAAGGGATTCGACGGCACGCCCTGGCCGCTGGCGAAGAAGGACAAGACAGGAACGCGGCGGCGCGGGTCGCTCATGATCGACTCCGCCGCCCTGATGAACAGCGTCCGCATCGCCCGCGCGACCCCGCAGGAGGTCGTATGGACGGCGGGCAACGCAAAAGTGCCCTATGCGGAGGTACACAATACGGGCGGACGGGCCGGACGCGGACGGGGCTTTCAAATGCCCAGGCGTCAGTACATGGGCGACGCCGAGGAGCTGCGGCGGAAGATCATCGCACGCCTCGGGGCGTACATGCAGAGCCGGATCAAATGA
- a CDS encoding LexA family transcriptional regulator, giving the protein MDRKRMVSSLVEYYTNGNKSQFAKMLGITPQTINTWISRNTFNAELIYAKCEGVSANWLLTGCGSMINEQEREVNASLQVQEKFPLKTDNLVDLQRIPLYNLEATAGLVSLFNDVDAIPISYISLPDLPACDGAVYVRGDSMYPLLKSGDIVLYKQVHDMQYGIFWGEMYLISANVDGDEFVTIKYIHKSERENCVKLVSHNQHHEPKDIPISMIRALALVKASVRYNTIR; this is encoded by the coding sequence ATGGATAGAAAAAGAATGGTGTCATCTCTTGTTGAGTATTACACAAATGGCAATAAATCACAATTTGCCAAAATGTTAGGCATAACTCCGCAGACAATAAATACGTGGATTTCTCGCAATACTTTTAATGCCGAATTGATATATGCAAAATGCGAAGGCGTGTCAGCCAATTGGTTGCTGACAGGTTGCGGTAGTATGATAAATGAACAGGAAAGGGAGGTGAATGCAAGTTTGCAAGTGCAGGAAAAGTTCCCTCTCAAAACCGACAATCTGGTCGATCTCCAGCGCATTCCCCTTTACAATCTGGAGGCGACGGCCGGATTGGTTTCCTTGTTCAACGATGTCGATGCGATTCCGATCAGCTATATATCGTTGCCGGATCTGCCTGCATGCGATGGGGCTGTTTATGTGCGCGGGGATTCGATGTACCCATTACTCAAAAGCGGCGATATTGTCCTTTACAAGCAGGTGCATGATATGCAGTATGGGATTTTCTGGGGTGAAATGTACCTTATATCGGCCAACGTCGATGGGGACGAGTTCGTGACGATAAAATACATTCACAAATCCGAACGGGAAAACTGTGTGAAGCTCGTCAGTCATAACCAACACCACGAGCCTAAAGACATTCCGATCTCGATGATCCGTGCCCTCGCATTAGTGAAAGCAAGCGTGCGTTATAATACGATTCGATAG
- a CDS encoding AAA family ATPase has product MISNDIKTRIVLAISGNRQNYATDAKHAVALGISTSVYSEIKKGNTEQKLSDAKWMSIARRLGVSLDDGAEWKIVKTPTFEYLTSQLELCRAKSLSGMFCDIPNIGKTVAAQYHAKTHKNVVYVDCSQVKTKQRLVRFIAREFGLNSVSRYADVYDDLVFYLRTLDHPQIILDEAGDLVYEAFLEIKAAWNGTEGCCSWYLMGADGFKAKLERGIEFKTVGFAEIRSRCGDKYNSITPPEGDERRKFLLGQAMMIAQANTPEGTDFRQIARRSNGSLRRVHSLITKGEEV; this is encoded by the coding sequence ATGATTTCGAACGACATTAAAACCCGCATCGTGCTGGCCATATCCGGCAACAGGCAGAATTACGCCACGGACGCCAAACACGCCGTCGCCCTGGGCATTTCGACCTCGGTTTACAGCGAGATCAAGAAAGGCAACACCGAACAGAAGCTGAGCGACGCGAAATGGATGTCCATCGCCCGGCGGCTGGGCGTGAGCCTCGACGACGGCGCGGAGTGGAAGATCGTCAAGACGCCGACTTTCGAATACCTCACTTCGCAACTGGAACTGTGCCGCGCAAAGAGCCTTTCGGGCATGTTCTGCGATATTCCGAACATCGGCAAGACGGTCGCCGCACAATACCACGCCAAAACGCACAAGAACGTCGTCTACGTGGACTGCTCGCAGGTGAAGACCAAGCAGCGGCTGGTGCGCTTCATCGCCCGCGAGTTCGGTCTGAACTCCGTCAGCCGTTATGCGGACGTCTACGACGACCTTGTGTTTTACCTGCGGACGCTTGACCATCCGCAGATCATCCTCGACGAGGCGGGCGACCTGGTGTATGAAGCGTTCCTGGAGATCAAGGCTGCATGGAACGGCACGGAGGGTTGCTGCTCGTGGTATCTGATGGGGGCCGACGGCTTCAAGGCCAAGCTGGAGCGCGGCATCGAGTTCAAGACGGTAGGGTTTGCCGAGATCCGGAGCCGCTGCGGCGACAAGTACAACAGCATCACGCCGCCCGAGGGCGACGAGCGCCGGAAGTTCCTGCTCGGCCAGGCCATGATGATCGCCCAGGCGAACACTCCGGAGGGCACGGATTTCCGGCAGATCGCCCGTCGGAGCAACGGCAGCCTGCGTCGGGTCCATTCGCTGATCACCAAAGGAGAGGAGGTATAG
- a CDS encoding DUF3164 family protein, translating into MNDNEVKTVQMTAEEAAQYAAFKAEQERKAAADKARKDRKVYGQMVDEEIEQALPMLRELSGDIRTVKEQVLDNFRQILDMKADVLKRTKDGQKSHTFTNSTGDKRITIGRCVVDGWRDTVEDGIAIVKEAVMGLIKDDETKAMINQIMRLIARDQNGNLKASKVLQLDTLAEELHNERLNEGIAIIKESYIPNLSKTYIRAEWKDDNGVWRYVPLGMTEA; encoded by the coding sequence ATGAACGACAACGAAGTGAAAACAGTACAGATGACCGCCGAGGAAGCGGCGCAGTACGCGGCATTCAAAGCCGAGCAGGAACGGAAGGCGGCGGCCGACAAGGCCCGGAAGGACCGCAAGGTTTACGGTCAGATGGTGGACGAGGAGATCGAACAGGCCCTCCCGATGCTCCGGGAGCTGAGCGGCGACATCCGCACGGTCAAGGAGCAGGTGCTCGACAATTTCCGGCAGATCCTCGACATGAAGGCCGACGTGCTGAAACGGACGAAGGACGGGCAGAAAAGCCACACGTTCACCAATTCGACGGGCGACAAGCGCATCACCATCGGGCGGTGCGTCGTGGACGGCTGGCGCGATACGGTCGAGGACGGCATCGCCATCGTGAAGGAGGCCGTCATGGGTCTTATCAAAGACGACGAGACGAAGGCGATGATCAACCAGATCATGCGGCTTATCGCCCGCGATCAGAACGGGAACCTCAAGGCGAGCAAGGTGCTCCAGCTCGACACGCTGGCCGAGGAGCTGCACAACGAACGGCTCAACGAGGGCATCGCCATCATCAAGGAATCCTATATTCCGAACCTGTCGAAAACCTATATCCGCGCGGAATGGAAAGACGACAACGGCGTCTGGCGGTACGTCCCGCTGGGCATGACCGAGGCATAA
- a CDS encoding phage protein Gp36 family protein produces MYLTPEELKSHMYAHIVEEITEGDEQIVLQAIEAAVEEVRSYLRPRYDTDRIFAAEGSERNALVLENTKIVTVWNLIKLSNVETIYEIWKERYDRVIKYLEGVAAGTRTPSLPLLTDEKGEVRIKMRCGSNPKFRHSF; encoded by the coding sequence ATGTATCTGACACCGGAAGAACTGAAAAGCCACATGTACGCCCATATCGTCGAGGAGATCACCGAGGGCGACGAGCAGATCGTGCTGCAAGCCATCGAAGCCGCCGTCGAGGAGGTGCGCTCCTATCTGCGGCCGCGTTACGACACGGACCGGATTTTCGCGGCGGAGGGTTCCGAGCGCAATGCGCTCGTTCTGGAAAACACCAAGATCGTCACCGTGTGGAACCTTATCAAACTGTCGAACGTCGAAACCATATACGAGATATGGAAGGAGCGCTACGACCGTGTCATCAAATACCTGGAGGGCGTGGCCGCGGGGACGCGCACCCCGAGTCTGCCGTTGCTGACCGACGAGAAAGGCGAAGTCCGGATCAAGATGCGCTGCGGCTCCAACCCTAAATTCAGACACTCGTTCTAA